Within the Microcebus murinus isolate Inina chromosome 16, M.murinus_Inina_mat1.0, whole genome shotgun sequence genome, the region TCCGCCCGGCCCTGCGTGcgcgcgccggccccgccccgacGTGCGCATGCGCCCCGCGCCCCCCCGCCCTCGCGCACGGCCGCCGGGAGCGCGCGCGCGCCCCCTTCGCTTCCCACCCAcacgcccctcccccccccgACCTACTTCGCTGTCCCCGAGCCCCGCCGGCCGGCCTGGGCCCCGGCGGCCCGAGCCCCTCCTGCGGGCGGCCCGACGTTCCATCCGGGCCCGCGTTCCAGCCGGGCGGCGACCTCGCGCCCCGCCGGGCCCCGGGCccgcgcgcgcccgcccgccgggcCGCGGCGGAGACGGACAGCGCGCGCGCTCCCCGGGGGCTGCCCTCCCCCCGCGCGCGTCGGGCCCGGGctcgcgccgccgccgccgcgcgcgcGCAGCTCcagtaaaggaggaaaaaaaagggggaaaatagaAAGCGGCGGCGGCTGCAGCAGCGATCCGCCGCCGGACGGGGCCAggccgggcggcgggcgcgcgAGCCGGGGATCCGGGGCGCCGGCGgcggccagccagccagccagggcGGGCcgggtccaaaaaaaaaaagtcgcggcggcggcggcggccggtcGGGGACGGAGGCCGAGGGCCGCGTGCGGCGGGCGGGGGGCAGCCGCGCGGCGGGCCGGGGCCTCGAGCCGCCCGAGCCGGTGGGCGGGCgcaggcggcggcggcccgggagGCGGCGGCTGcaggagcggcggcggcggctgcggcggcggcagCTCCTCCTCACATGACCCCACTGTTTGTCCCCGTGATCAGCGCGAGCGGCTCCCGTGTCTCCTCCGTCCCCTCCTGCCGCGCGGCGTGAGCGCCGGCCCGGGCCCCCCCggctcccgccccctcccctccctccccccccgccctcccccccgggccccgcgccccccccgcccccgccccccccatgGACATGTTGGACCCGGGTCTGGACCCCGCTGCCTcggccaccgccgccgccgccgccaggtAAGCGCGCCGGCCGGCCGCCCCGGGCCTCGGCCTGTAGGCCGGGCCGCCATGATCGCGGCGGCCGCGGCCCGCTCAAAATGGAggccgcgcgggcgggcgggcgggcgagggcggcgggcgggcgggccggggcggcgggcggggcgggcgggcgcggacCCCGGCCCCGCGGAGCCCGCGGCGCGCaccgggccgggcggggggctGCGCGCGGGCGTGCGGGCGTGCGTGCGGGCGGCCCTGACCCCTgtgcgccccgcgccccgcagcCACGACAAGGGACCCGAGGCCGAGGAGGGCGTGGAGCTGCAGGAAGGTGAGCGCCCGCGGGCCCCGGCGCGGCCgcccggggaggggctggggcgcgggcgggcggccgggcggTGACCGAGCCCTGCCGGCCGCAGGCGGGGACGGCGCTGGCGCGGAGGAGCAGACGGCCGTGGCCATCACCAGCGTCCAGCAGGCGGCGTTCGGCGACCACAACATCCAGTACCAGTTCCGCACAGAGACGAATGGAGGACAGGTGAGccgcggcggggcgcggggcgcgggcgcggggcgcgggagGCTGGGACCCGGCCCCAGCGCCGGCCTCGCCGCTCTGCCGCCCCCTGCAGGTGACATACCGCGTAGTCCAGGTGACTGACGGTCAGCTGGACGGCCAGGGCGACACGGCTGGCGCCGTCAGCGTCGTGTCTACCGCTGCCTTCGCGGGGGGGCAGCAGGCTGTGACCCAGGTGGGTGTGGACGGGGCGGCCCAGCGCCCGGGCCCCGCCGCTGCCTCTGTACCCCCAGGTCCCGCAGCGCCCTTCCCGCTGGTAGGTGCCCAGCAACCCCCGGGGGGTGGAGAGGGGACACTGGCTCTGCTCCCGGGGAGCCCCGGGGGGTAGGGCAGGTGGCGCGCACGTGCTGCCTGCCGGCTGCGggtgtcaggtcccggccatgcGCAGTGAGACCTCGGGCAGAGAGCTGTTAGGGTGTCTCATCTTTCTTCACGTAGAGTGGGGATGATCTGTCTAAGAGGAAAGTTTCTTAGAGTTAAAAATGGATTGTCCGGGCAAGCGGTGGCTGAGCATCTGCGAAGTTCCAGGGCCACCCGAGACACGGGACAGAGTGGCACACGCAGAAGGGTCCCACTCCTCTGTTTATTGCAGAGGACGTAGTGAACGTCAAACACAGCCACGAGGACGTGGGAGTGGGGAACAGAGGTGGCTCAGGGTGGCCTCCGTGTCCCCTTGCTCCCCAGGCTGTAATCCAAAACCCCTTCAGCAATGGCGGCAGCCCGGCGGCCGAGGCTGTCAGCGGGGAGGCGCGGTTCGCCTATTTCCCGGCGTCCAGCGTGGGCGATACCACCGCCGTGTCCGTGCAGACCACCGACCAGAGCCTGCAGGCTGGAGGTGAGTGGAGGGAGAGGCCAGGTTGGAGGACAGCGGGGGCGACAGGCCTAGCAGGGAGAGAAGCCCCCCAGCCGGTTCCAAGTCTGCC harbors:
- the USF2 gene encoding upstream stimulatory factor 2 isoform X1, which codes for MDMLDPGLDPAASATAAAAASHDKGPEAEEGVELQEGGDGAGAEEQTAVAITSVQQAAFGDHNIQYQFRTETNGGQVTYRVVQVTDGQLDGQGDTAGAVSVVSTAAFAGGQQAVTQVGVDGAAQRPGPAAASVPPGPAAPFPLAVIQNPFSNGGSPAAEAVSGEARFAYFPASSVGDTTAVSVQTTDQSLQAGGQFYVMMTPQDVLQTGTQRTIAPRTHPYSPKIDGTRTPRDERRRAQHNEVERRRRDKINNWIVQLSKIIPDCNADNSKTGASKGGILSKACDYIRELRQTNQRMQETFKEAERLQMDNELLRQQIEELKNENALLRAQLQQHNLEMVGESTRQ
- the USF2 gene encoding upstream stimulatory factor 2 isoform X2, whose translation is MDMLDPGLDPAASATAAAAASHDKGPEAEEGVELQEGGDGAGAEEQTAVAITSVQQAAFGDHNIQYQFRTETNGGQVTYRVVQVTDGQLDGQGDTAGAVSVVSTAAFAGGQQAVTQAVIQNPFSNGGSPAAEAVSGEARFAYFPASSVGDTTAVSVQTTDQSLQAGGQFYVMMTPQDVLQTGTQRTIAPRTHPYSPKIDGTRTPRDERRRAQHNEVERRRRDKINNWIVQLSKIIPDCNADNSKTGASKGGILSKACDYIRELRQTNQRMQETFKEAERLQMDNELLRQQIEELKNENALLRAQLQQHNLEMVGESTRQ
- the USF2 gene encoding upstream stimulatory factor 2 isoform X3 — its product is MDMLDPGLDPAASATAAAAASHDKGPEAEEGVELQEGGDGAGAEEQTAVAITSVQQAAFGDHNIQYQFRTETNGGQVTYRVVQVTDGQLDGQGDTAGAVSVVSTAAFAGGQQAVTQVGVDGAAQRPGPAAASVPPGPAAPFPLAVIQNPFSNGGSPAAEAVSGEARFAYFPASSVGDTTAVSVQTTDQSLQAGEKSMEPELPEMREEELNTTKWSGGGGTRSTTGSSSSQKSFQIATRTTARQERAKAGSCRRPATTSGSFARPTSACRRPSRRPSGCRWTTSSCGSRSRS